tcatctcatgatctccttctactcctcatctcttcctcccacaaccgcatccaagacttctcccgtgcttcccccatactctggaactctctaccccaacacatcagactctcgcctaccacggaaaccttcaaaaggaacctgaagacccacctcttccgacaagcctataacctgcagtgatccccagtctactgaaccgccgcatgaccagctctaccctcacctactgtatcctcacccatcccctgtagactgagccctcgcgggcaggatcctctctcctgtgcttgtgtgtgccttgttttactcgtttattgtacttgtctatatttgccccgttaacatgtaaagcgccatggaataaatggcgctataaaaatgaataataataagttGATTGGACTGACCTAAGGAGAAGAGGCATTCTGTTCTATGGACAGAAGATAGTGAGATTGTCCTTACCAGGCGTAAGGGCCGCATACCTGGTGAGACCACCCATAAACGCTGAATCCAGTCCACAGTCAACACTGTAAGACATGGAGTTGCGAGCAGAGTGGTCTGTGGATGTCCTCATACTATGGAGTTGGGCCCATTTATCACAGACCAGGTGCCATGAACTAGTGTGAATATATCACAATACTGGGAGAAGTCATGTTGTCTTGTGCTGAAGAAGAAGAAATGCCCCTAAAATGGACAACACCCCAAACACAGCAGCAAGCGGCCACATCCTAGATCCAGACCAAGAAAAGTGATGTTAAGCGGCCACCCGATCCCCTGACCGCGGTATGtatgtatgaaatacttattttccccaatgtaCCTGTATAGCAGGAGTGAAAAGTAATCTGATAGATACTAAACCACGTTCCACCTCCCACCAGTGATGAATCTTCCTACATGTAGTGACGATCTGATCTTATATGTGACTCTTTGGAGGACGCAGAGTCCACCACGCTTACTGGGCACTTTACATGTTCGATTCCCATCACCGTAAAGTGTTGCACGCTCCCGAGGTTCCCATTAATGTGTCTGCGCTCTAGTATCAGACGTTACTGCATTCACAGTGATTGATATAAACATATTAAATTGTGATTCATCAGTTTGCAGCTCGTCCTGACATGTGACCACAAAGCTTTGCAGTGTGAAATATGTGAAGGGGACTGTGTTCTCACGTTCCCTGCGAAGACCTTTTAGATAAATAAACTGGTCAATTTTGTAGCTTAGGCATATCTGAATTTTGCATCACCCCGTGTATAATGAGGAAAAGCAAGTAGTCTGAAGGCTGCTATCAGTCGTCTCCTGACCACAAAGGACTGACGTACAGAAATACGAAATGTAAACCACTGTAAGGTCTTTTTCAGACTGGATCTGCCTGGAATCCACCTTAAAAAGCTCTGCAAAAGAGCCCCACAAAATGATTCTCCTCTCCAGCAGAACATTACTCTTCTCCTCTAACTACAGCCCCATCCTGGAGCACATTTATCCGCTCTGTGTACAGCTCCATTCTGCAGTACAATACTGCTCTACTCTATACAGCGTCGGGCTGGAGCACCTTGAGCCCACCAGACAAAATCATTCTTGGAGCCCACTATGTAGCTGTCACGGATCCCACTGTGCTGCCAACAgaatgtcacggttcacggggaggatacctttatcatccccaccactcacatcaatttgtcacgaaccgggattgtttggttgcccctggttccttctgaaggggatttatctatatcccagttccagtttggaacttgaagCTCTCTGGCACCCCTCTTACCCTCACGCCAGTCAAGGTACTGcaactaggataattagtcgccagaaaggctgcctgctatgtactggctatgtgGCACGCtatagcgagggcgatataactactcccaacaggcgggaacaataattatcaaggaCATCCGATTGCACaagacaaagtatgctgccaccagctccgattaacagttccagagccaacccaaatcagtagcgtaattcatctGAGGACGCACAGTTCGTTAATAGAGCAGGGAGAGACAAGCTaggaaatttatatattttactccaaaaaatggtaggcagtgtttacaaagtattagaaagatattataaagaagacaaaatcatgggTACATTACAATTTCAAATATAAGAAGGATTAAGAttgaaaaacacttacatagcgttcagatcatttcatatcatCATGGCTGGCCGTAGGCTGAGGAAGAGAAAGACggccatatatccagatgcatcataCATCTGACCAGCAGCTACACCCCAGACAAGACTGCTGAAAACTGCTCACTTCACTACTTGTTTCTTAGCCTAAAACCCaggctgtggtgacatcacttagtggCTGGATAATGACATGCGCTGCTCTTCCACTATTTACGTTTTTGAGTCACCAAACAAAGACATTCCTGGGAGGGGCAGTGTAGGGAGACTGGTATGCAGGGTGTCAAGCCTTAAACTTctcacacattggtatcaagttgcacagagtaACTGCCATAGGACTTTGTTGTATGAGCGAATGCagagggggagaaaggggggtcaaaactgcagtgtgtgtctgtgccATGGTACCTTCTAGAACTAGTCTCAAATTATGActttttttacattatcgtgacagtagctacatagaaataaatacaagaccaccaattgtgtggtaaaacaccctAATAGCCGTGTATAATATAaattagtacacgtcttaattatgtaacaggggttggggtagccccccctcatagaatataatgtagcccccctcatagaatataatgtagcctctctcagaatataatgcagcaccccacaaaatatagtgcaaccccctcataaggtataatacagtccccaccatagaatataatgtagcaccctcatagggtgtaatgcagccccccatagagtatactgtagccccctcataggacaTAATgctgcccccagaatataatgtagccccctgagagaataatacagccccaccacagaatataatgtagcccccccccaTAGAGTATCCTGTACTGTACccctctcatatagtatgatgcagcccccagaatataatgtagtcccctgagagaataatgcagtccaccatacaatataatgtacccctcataaagtataatgcagcccttctccacctccatcattgttctccccttctaaccccatcattgccttctccccaccacccctatcattgccctttccaccatttccatgattgccttctcccccacaacccccattattgcccatttcaacacccccatcattgcctccccccaccactatcattgtcctttccaccacaaccatcattgcctccttccccaccattccatcattgccaatctccaatacacacaaagcaccgcatcgcaccacatacacgcacgcagacagacacacagcaccactcacctctcgcagcacatcccggcagcctCTTCCTTGCCGGtagctttctgtctgaaacagccgctCTCTGAATTATGACCTCATCCAGCTGAGCTGTCTCAAACATGAAGccctgggcaggaagcaggacgccgaGGTGTGCTGGGAGAGGtgggtggtgctgtgtgtgtctgtcgtgcgtgtgtgtttgtggtgCGATGCGGTGCTTCGCATGTGAGTGGtgccgtggtggtggtggtggtgtaaaGACATGTGGACAGTGTTAGatgcagcctgcggctaacactgcccaccattaaagtgaaatggtattcactcctctccacgcccatgggatcttggagaagcgtgaatattcatttctctttagcagcggggacaggcgtgGCTTCCTGTCACtccactggcacagggcgggcccccttgactcaggggccccatagccactggctggtggcccctagagcagtgagggccttaggtagctgctggccagtatgccagcatgtcagtgcctgggcccaccggagaatcctctggtggaccAGTACGACCCCTACTCTATATACTATCTCCTCTCTAAACCGCTTTATTTTGAAGGCAGCTCTATCCCTTCTTGTAACGTCATCCTCACAGGACCAGCTCCATTTTAGTAACAACCACGTGAAGTTCATTGGCCACACTCCTAAGTAACTTACCTTCTTCATCTCACCCAGGACCATGTCTGACGAGCCGGAGGTGATTCGGCTACAGCAGCGGCTGCAGGATCTGGAGAGGGAGGTGCAGCGGCTGCAGGGTCTGCTCTCTCAGAGCTCTAGGGAAGCAGGGCCTACCCCCAAACCACAAAGACAGAGACCCTTCGATTTCTCTGCTCACCCCAAGGAGCATGTAGCCTTGCGGCTGGCATACCTGGGTTGGAACTACCAGGGCTTCGCCAGCCAGGAGAACACAAAGAACACAGTAGAGGAGGTGATGTTCAGTGCCCTAACCAAGACGCGGCTGGTGGAGAGCAGGCAGAGCAGCAACTATCACCGATGCGGCCGTACAGACCGTGGCGTCAGTGCCCTGGCACAGGTGAGAGTAAGGGTGTCGTAGCTACAGAGCGTCTTCATTACTCTGCTTGTATATCTCTTGTACTTCCTACTAGACACCCCCATTACTCTGCACATGTCTCCTGAGCTCCCTGCAGCTCATCCCCATTACTCCGCACATGTCTCCTGTGCTCCCTGCAGCTCATCTCCATTATTCTGCACATGTTTCCTGTGCTTCCTGCATCTCATCCCCATTACTCTGCACATGTCTCCTGTGCTCCCTGCAGCTCATCTCCATTATTCTGCACATGTCTCCTGTGCTCCCTGCAGCTCATCTCCATTACTCCGCACATGTCTCCTGTGCTCCCTGCAGCTCATCCCCATTACTCCGCACATGTCTCCTGTGCTCCCTGCAGCTCATCTCCATTACTCCACACATGTCTCCTGTGCTCCCTGCAGCTCATCTCCATTACTCCGCACATGTCTCCTTCCTACTAGACATCCCCATTACTCTGCACATGTCTCCTGTGCTTCCTGCAGCTCATTCCCATTACTCCGCACATGTCTCCTGTGCTCCCTGCAGCTCATCCCCATTACTCCTCACATGTCTCCTGTGCTCCCTGCAGCTCATCTCCATTACTCCGCACATGTCTCCTTCCTACTAGACATCCCCATTACTCTGCACATGTCTCCTGTGCTTCCTGCAGCTCACATCCATTACTCCGCACATGTCTCCTGTGCTCCCTGCAGCTCATCCCCATTACTCCGCACATGTCTCCTGTGCTCCCTGCAGCTCATCCCCATTACTCCACACATGTCTCCTGTGCTCCCTGCAGCTCATCCCCATTACTCCGCACGTCTCCTGTGCTCCCTGCAGCTCATCCCCATTACTCCGCACATGTCTCCTGTGCTCCCTGCAGCTCATCCCCATTACTCCGCACATGTCTCCTGTGCTCCCTGCAGCTCATCCCCATTACTCCGCACATGTCTCCTGTGCTCCCTGCAGCTCATCCCCATTACTCCACACATGTCTCCTGTGCTCCCTGCAGCTCATCTCCATTACTCCGCACATGTCTCCCGTGCTCCATGCAGCTCATCTCCATTACTACCCATGTCCTGTGCTCCCTGCAGCTCATCTCATTACTCCGCACATGTCTCCTTCCTACTAGACATCCCCATTACTCTGCACATGTCTCCTGTGTTTCCTGCAGCTCATCCCCATTACTCCGCTCATGTCTCTTGTGCTCCCTGCAGCTAATCTCCATTACTCCGCACATGTCTCTTGTGCTCCCTGCAGCTCATCTCATTACTCCGCACATGTTTCCTGTGCTTCCTGCATCTCATCCCATTACTCCGCACATGTCTCCTGTGCTTCCTGCAGCTCATCCCCATTGCTCTGCTCAGGTCTCTTGTGCTTCCTGCAGCTCGTCCCCATTACTCCGCACATGTCTCCTGTGCTTCCTGCAGCTCGTCCCCATTACTCCGCTCATGTCTCCTGTGCTCCCTGCAGCTCATCTCCATTACTCCACACATGTCTCTTGTGCTTCATGCAGCTCATCCCCATTACTCCGCACATGTCTCCTGTGCTCCCTGCAGCTCATCTCCATTACTGCGCACATGTCTCTTGTGCTTCCTGCAGCTCATCTCCATTACTTCGCACATGTCTCCTGTGCTTCCTGCAGCTCATCTCCATTACTCAGCTCATGTTTCTTGTGCTCCCTGCAGCTCATCTCCATTACTCCGCTCATGTCTCTTGTGCTCCCTGCAGCTCATCTCAATTACTCCGCTCATGTCTCCTGTTGTGCTCCCTGCAGCTCATCTCCATTACTCCGCTCATGTCTCTTGTGCTCCCTGCAGCTCATCTCAATTACTCCGCTCATGTCTCCTGTTGTGCTCCCTGCAGCTCATCTCCATTACTCCGCTCATGTCTCCTGTGCTCCCTGCAGCTCATCTCCATTACTCCGCTCATGTCTTCTGTGCTCCCTGCAGCTCATCTGCATTACTCCGCACATGTCTCCCGTGCTCCATGCAGCTCATCTCCATTACTCCGCTCATGTCTCCTGTGCTCCCTGCAGCTCATCTCCATTACTCCGCACATGTCTCCCGTGCTCCATGCAGCTCATCTCCATTACTCCGCACATGTCTCCTGTGCTACCTGCAGCTCATCTCCATTACTGCCCATGTCCTGTGCTCCCTGCAGCTCATCTCATTACTCCGCACATGTCTCCTTCCTACTAGACATCCCCATTACTCTGCACATGTCTCCTGTGCTTCCTGCAGCTCATCCCCATTACTCCGCTCATGTCTCTTGTGCTCCCTGCAGCTCATCTCATTACTCCGCACATGTCTCTTGTGCTTCCTGCAGCTCATCCACATTACTCCGCACATGTCTCCTGTGCTCCCTGCAGCTCATCTCCATTACTCCGCACATGTCTCCTGTGCTTCCTGCAGCTCACATCCATTACTCCGCACATGTCTCCTGTGCTCCCTGCAGCTCATCTCCATTACTCCCCATGTCCTGTGCTCCCTGCAGCTCATCTCATTACTCCGCACATGTCTCCTTCCTACTAGACATCCCCATTACTCCGCACATGTCTCCTGTGCTCCCTGCAGCTCATCTCATTACTCCGCACATGTCTCCTTCCTACTAGACATCCCCATTACTCCGCACATGTCTCCTGTGCTCCCTGCAGCTCATCCCCATTACTCCGCACATGTCTCCTGTGCTCCCTGCAGCTCATCCCCATTACTCCGCACATGTCTCCTGTGCTTGCTGCAGCTCATCCCCATTACTTCGCACATGTCTCCTGTGCTTCCTGCAGCTCATCTCCATTACTCCGCTCATGTCTCCTGTGCTCCCTGCAGCTCATCTCCATTACTCCGCTCATGTCTCCTGTGCTCACTGCAGCTCATCTCCATTACTCCGCTTATGTCTCCTGTGCTTCCTGCAGCTCGTCTCCATTACTCCGTACATGTCTCCTGTGCTTCCTGCAGCTCATCTCCTTAGCTCCGCACATGTCTCCTGTGCTTCCTGCAGCTCATCTCCATTACTTCGCACATGTCTCCTGTGCTTCCTGCAGCTCATCTCCATTACTCCGCTCATGTTTCTTGTGCTCCCTGCAGCTCATCTCCATTACTCCGCTCATGTCTCTTGTGCTCCCTGCAGCTCATCTCCATTACTCCGCTCATATCTCCTGTTGTGCTCCCTGCAGCTCATCTCCATTACTCCGCTCATGTCTCCTGTGCTCCCTGCAGCTCATCTCCATTACTCCGCTCATGTCTCCTGTGCTCCCTGCAGCTCATCTGCATTACTCCGCTCATGTCTCCTGTGCTCCCTGCAGCTCATCTCCATTACTCCGCACATGTCTCCTGTGCTCCCTGCAGCTCATCCCCATTACTCCGCTCATGTCTCTTGTGCTCCCTGCAGCTCATCCCCATTACTCCGCACATGTCTCCTGTGCTCCCTGCAGCTCATCTCCATTACTCTGCTCATGTCTCCTGTGCTCCCTGCAGCTCATCTCCATTACTCTGCTCAGGTCTCCTGTGCTCACTGCAGCTCATCTCCATTACTCCGCACATGTCTCCTGTGCTCCCTGCAGCTCATCTCCATTACTTCGCTCATGTCTCCTGTGCTTCCTGCAGCTCATCTCCATTACTCCGCTCATGTCTCTTGTGCTCCCTGCAGCTCGTCTCCATTACTCCGCTCATGTCTCCTGTGCTCACTGCAGCTCATCTCCATTACTCTGCTCATGTCTCCTGTGCTCACTGCAGCTCATCTCCATTACTCCGCACATGTCTCCTGTGCTCACTGCAGCTCATCTCCATTACTCCGCTCATGTCTCTTGTGCTCTCTGGAGGTTATCTTCATAATTACGCTGATGTGTCTCGTGTATTTGCAGGTTATCTCACTAGACCTCCGCTCGGCGGCTGCAGGAAGGCCCGAAGTGCGCTACACCCAGATGCTGAACCGCGTCCTGCCACCGGACATTAGGGTACTGAGTTGGGCGGCTGTCCCCTCCTCATTTAGCGCGCGTTTCAGCTGCCGGTCTCGCACCTACAGATACTTGTTCCCTCGTGCTCAGCTTGATGTTGCCATGATGGATCGGGCTGCCCAGATGCTGGAGGGGACACATGACTTCCGTAATCTCTGCAAGATGGATGTGGCCAATGGAGTGCTGAACTTTGTCCGTACTGTGATCAGCGCCAGAGTGGAGCCCGTACCGGAAGGTCTGGGAGAAGCAGGGCCCTTTCAGCTCTACCACCTGAAGATCAAGGGCTTGGCTTTTCTCTACCACCAAGTCAGGTGCATCATGGGAGTTCTGTTCCTCATCGGTCAAGGCAAAGAGGAGCCGGAAGTGATAAGAGAATTGCTGGATGTGGAAAAGAATCCGTGCAAGCCTCAATACAAGTGAGATGGGATTAGGTAAACTGCGGGCTCGGGGAGGAAGACCGAGCCATAAGTGTCCTGCCAGAGAGCAAAATTCAGAGAGGAAGTGCAGTGTGGGGTCTGAGGAGCACTGTAGTGGTGAGCGAGTGTGCTCGGGTCTCTGGCTCGTAGATTGattgtgtccccacagctgcaagatctgcggctgttagacagcctgaacacaagaattgcctgtttgttagggaatccccacatgtattcaggctgtctagcagccacaaatcatgcagctgcagggacacaaacataaaACACGAGCGCGctcaagatactcggagaccaccccagCATGCACTGAAAGTATACAttggctcatcactaatggtaatgtctgatgtcccccatagtgcagtgtggggtcatcctgtgtggtcgggggggtacggtaatgtctgatgtccaccatagtgcagtgcagggtcatcctgtgtggtcggggggcacggtattgtctgatgtcccccatagtgcagagcggggtcatcctgtgtggtcggggggcacagtaatgtctgatgtccaccatagtgcagtgcggggtcatcctgtgtggtcggggagcaCAGTAATGactgatgtccaccatagtgcagtgcagggtcatcctgtgtggtcggggggcacggtattgtctgatgtcccccatagtgcagtgcggggtcatcctgtgtggtcggggagtacagtaatgactgatgtccaccatagtgcagtgcagggtcatcctgtgtggtcggggggcacggtattgtctgatgtcccccatagtgcagtgcggggtcatcctgtgtggtcggtggggcacggtaatgtctgatgtccaccatagtgcagtgcggggtcatcctgtgtggttgggggggcacggtaatgtctgatgtcccccaTAGTGCAGTGTGGGGTCATCCTGTTTGGTCGGGgagcacggtaatgtctgatgtcccccatagtgcagtgcagagtcatcctgtgtggtcgggggggcacggtaatgtctgatgtcccccatagtgcagtgtggggtcatcctgtgtggtcggggagcacggtaatgtctgatgtcccccatagtgcagtgtggggtcatcctgtgtggtcggagggcacggtaatgtctgatgtccaccatagtgcagtgcggggtcatcctgtttggtcggggggcacggtaatgtctgatgtcccccatagtgcagtgcggagtcatcctgtgtggtcggggggcacggtaatgtctgatgtccaccatagtgcagtgcggggtcatcctgtgtggtcggggagcacggtaatgtctgatgtccaccatagtgcagtgcggggtcatcctgtgtggtcggggagcacggtaatgtctgatgtcccccatagtgcagtgtggggtcatcctgtgtggtcgggggggcacggtaatgactgatgtccaccatagtgcagtgcgggatcatcctgtgtggtcggtggggcacggtaatgtctgatgtcccccatagtgcagtgcggagtcatcctgtgtggtcggggggcatggtaatgtctgatgtcccccatagtgcagtgcagagtcatcctgtgtggtcggggggcacggtaatgtctgatgtccaccatagtgcagtgcgggatcatcctgtgtggtcggtggggcacggtaatgtctgatgtcccccatagtgcagtgcggagtcatcctgtgtggtcggggggcatggtaatgtctgatgtcccccatagtgcagtgcagagtcatcctgtgtggtcggggggcacggtaatgtctgatgtccaccatagtgcagtgcggggtcatcctgtgtggtcgggggggcacggtaatgtctgatgtccaccatagtgcagtgcggagtcatcctgtgtggtcggggagcacggtaatgtctgatgtcccccatagtgcagtgtggggtcatcctgtgtggtcgggggggcacggtaatgactgatgtccaccatagtgcagtgcgggatcatcctgtgtggtcggtggggcacggtaatgtctgatgtcccccatagtgcagtgcggagtcatcctgtgtggtcggggggcatggtaatgtctgatgtcccccatagtgcagtgcagagtcatcctgtgtggtcggggggcacggtaatgtctgatgtccaccatagtgcagtgcggggtcatcctgtgtggtcgggggggcacggtaatgtctgatgtcccccatagtgcagtgcggagtcatcctgtgtggtcggggggcatggtaatgtctgatgtccaccatagtgcagtgcggggtcatcctgtgtggtcggggggcacggtaatgtctgatgtccaccatagtgcagtgcggagtcatcctgtgtggtcggggggcacggtaatgtctgatgtccaccatagtgcagtgcggggtcatcctgtgtggtcgggggggcacggtaatgtctgatgtctgccatagtgcagtgcggggtcatcctgttTGGTCGGTGGGGCACGGTATTGTCTGATGtcccccatagtgcagtgcggagtcatcctgtgtggtcgggggggcacggtaatgtctgatgtcccccatagtgcagtgcggggtcatcctgtgtggtcagGGGAGCACAGTAATGTCTGATGTCTGccatagtgcagtgcggagtcatcctgtgtggtcggggagcacagtaatgtctgatgtccaccatagtgcagtgcggggtcatcctgtgtggtcgggggggcacggtaatgtctgatgtctgccatagtgcagtgcggggtcatctTGTTTGGTCGGTGGGGCACGGTATTGTCTGATGtcccccatagtgcagtgcggagtcatcctgtgtggtcgggggggcacggtaatgtctgatgtcccccatagtgcagtgcggggtcatcctgtgtggtcagGGGAGCACAGTAATGTGTGATGTCTGccatagtgcagtgcggagtcatcctgtgtggtcgggggagcacagtaatgtctgatgtccaccatagtgcagtgcggggtcatcctgttTGGTCAGGGGAGCACGGTATTGTCTGATGtcccccatagtgcagtgcggagtcatcctgtgtggttgggggggcacggtaatgtctaaTGTCCGCCAgagtgcagtgcggggtcatcctgtg
The nucleotide sequence above comes from Ranitomeya imitator isolate aRanImi1 chromosome 7, aRanImi1.pri, whole genome shotgun sequence. Encoded proteins:
- the PUS3 gene encoding tRNA pseudouridine(38/39) synthase, producing the protein MSDEPEVIRLQQRLQDLEREVQRLQGLLSQSSREAGPTPKPQRQRPFDFSAHPKEHVALRLAYLGWNYQGFASQENTKNTVEEVMFSALTKTRLVESRQSSNYHRCGRTDRGVSALAQVISLDLRSAAAGRPEVRYTQMLNRVLPPDIRVLSWAAVPSSFSARFSCRSRTYRYLFPRAQLDVAMMDRAAQMLEGTHDFRNLCKMDVANGVLNFVRTVISARVEPVPEGLGEAGPFQLYHLKIKGLAFLYHQVRCIMGVLFLIGQGKEEPEVIRELLDVEKNPCKPQYNMAVEFPLVLYDCEFDGVHWISEKDLQSVTVSHLQRLWTREAVKSHILRMALYGLDAMKISSGEGCVPWSQCEAEVAAHSNGLVEGVSARTYTPLMKRSVCQALEDRVQHYVRRGRITAPPGVRQEANDEREQTGAQEPKCESSREGEALSVAESPPGPSAKKSRLGEEPATASSTSDP